From the genome of Capsicum annuum cultivar UCD-10X-F1 chromosome 4, UCD10Xv1.1, whole genome shotgun sequence:
ccgctacctccgaagaagtagagaggctgtttccgatagacccccggctcaagatctCGGGATGAAACAACAAAATgaataattttcctttttttccccAAGCCTTTCTCCAAAAGTTTCTTAAAGAAAGACAAGATTaatattagaataaaagtttatcCCAATTTATCAGGTTCAAACAAACACATGttttatattttatcctttatatCCCATCTTTAGTCCAACGAACCAAACATCTATCAATAAAAGTATATCCACTAAATGCCACTTCATTATTTAATCCCCATAATCCCGAGATAACTTGTTACCAACCAAACCAGCCCTAAGAGACATAAGAACTCCTAGGCTGTTCCCACTCCTAAGAAAAAACACAGTTTGTGGCACAGTCGGTAGGATGTAACAGTACTCTCAAAAGTTAACAAAGTTGTTATCCTTCAGAATATACACGTCTAActaccttttttctttctttctcccacaaaatgaaaagaatgaaagGAGGAAAGTTAAGTTGTACACGACATCTTTTTTTATTAGGAGAGATGCAATAAAACTAGGTTATGATCTTGATagcaatatatgtttaatacagCAAGTATGTGGGAAAATAACTGAGTAGAACTTCTTTTTCATTGGCAAAGCAGATCCAGATCCAAGAGCAGGAGGTACAGTCAGTGTATTCGCAGGGTTAGCTGAGCTGGGAGCAAATACACTGGGTAAATACATACCCACACCGAGTGTTTACACCAAACCAACAAATGCAAGACATGCGTCTTTCACATACAGATTTAGCACTTAACCATGGTTAAGTTATATGTACTTTCCCTTTTAATTGTTAAGGGATAAGGTAACTTTATTGGTTTGATATATACACCCGGCATGGGTAAGTTTTTGCCAGTACACAGTACACTGCATCATTGCTCTCTAAAATATTGGCGCTCTGCCCCTACCTGTGGGCTGCACTTTTAAGACCTATTAGAACTCTTAAGAGTCCTTAGGAGTACATATATTAGCTTTGGTACTAATATATGTGTCTGGGCCAGCTTGCCCGCACCTTGACTAATCACTGCTATTCTTCTACCTCTAGCAAACCACGGCATTAACAATACGGGGTACTATTCCTATTTTAATACATCCTATACAATACTATTCTTATTCTAATAAACCACATTCATttaatacaacaaaccaaacaggCGAGAAAAAATAGTGACAACATAACTAATCCCAACATTACTAATAATCCCTATTACGTACTATTCTTATACACCCTACCAAATGATCCTAGGGACTAATAAATTAACTCCtatttttcatacaaattttcaGTTTGTCTTGGATGCTATTAGCACCATATATTCCAACACTAATCTTAATCAATTCTTTAGTAAGAGAGTTAAAATAGAAAAGGCGTGTGGTATACTCTTTAGCTAGTTTATACGAACAACAGTTGTTTTAGAATCCAACTTTTTGAATACTATTCAAATGTTGATATAGATGAATGTGttgtaataattttaaaaaattaacaagcATACATATGCTTGTACCAGAAcatttacaaatttaaaaaattcttgattttaataaaGAATTCATCACCTCACGAAGCATGAGAATTTACTACTAATATGTCACAAATATTTAAACGAGTTATAATTAGATAACTATTAGAGAAAGTTGTAAGGCTTCCAATGCCTACATAGCCATTATATCATTCTTTTATCATGTATCTCCTTGCTGTCAATCATCAGTATCCTCATTTAACAAGTGTTATTTGCATTCCCGGTACTTGTGCTGATGGGAGACAGTAGGTATTAGGTATTCGTTGAATTAGTCGAGGTGGACACAAGttggcccggacaccacggttctcaaaatcatcattacAATGAACgttattttcattatcataaaCAGTATTTCTAAACTACAAACTATTATAAGAAGGTAGTCTGATAGCCAATTACTAATTTAAGACAGCATTGGAACAAAATATAATGTTAATAGAATTCAGGATTTCTGAAAGAGTTAGGAGGAATCAGATAGGACTTGTGTATATCCCTATTCCTGTTGGTTCGTGCAAGGATGAGACTTGACGGTTGACGCTATACAGTTGAGCAAGCACTGAACTGAAAGAAATAAGGGGAAAGAAAAGAACATTGGACCcatctatctttttttaattaagtactACTTAACTACAAATACTGAAATCCAAAAGCAAGACACCATAAGAACACATGTACATGGAAGCAACTGTCAAATAAGAGATTCTACCACTTGCACAAGACAGAGTCTAGAGAAGGAGAGTACACCTTTGCTCTATCTGCCAACTAAGTGGACGAAATGCAGAAACAAATAGTCATCTTTTTTTGTGTTGTaaggtgacttctcaattgtgGGATGTATTACTAGCAATAATTAGTTTGACTTGGACAATGCCAATCACTAAATATGCTATCTAGCTGGAGTAGGAAAGGAGGAACAAAAGCTCACAAACCAGTTGGAGTATGATCCCAAGCTGCATATGGACTATCTGGATGCAAAGGAATTCAAGATATTTTGAGAACAAAAGCAACCCTATCCAGAAGAAAAAGCTTAATTGTATTCTGCTTTTGCAATTTTTTGTTAAACAAAAGTATATAAGTGACACAAAGACTTTCATACAGTTCCTAGAGTCTCTATAGCTATCTAACAGACTTTTCTGTAGCTTTTACTAGGTTTCATCCCTTCTAACTTTGGCTATAACAGGCCCTGTTGACTTCAATGCAAAAATGTTACCatttcaaagaaaaaagaataatcaCTTAAACCAGGGTGGAAATGGGATGAGGAAAACAGTTTGCTTTGCTTGATTCCCCTtgcagaagaaagaaaaaagaatcatGGAAAGGCAGAAAGGATGAAGAGATCTAAAGTAATACAATACACTTGCTAAGTTCTAGCTGAACTGTATAACCTAAAACAGGCTAAGACTATAGGCGGAACCACAGGTAAATGAAGAATGAAAGAACATGATCCTCTTTTACTTATAGCAAATTATTTCCAGCGAACTTACTCTTAATGAATATGAACAAGAACAGTGAACGGGTATAATCTTAAGTTTGATTGACCTTCTTCAAGATGAAAAGACTTCAAGTTGAGCAACCAAAAATAGTTTATCAGAGAAAATATTGATTAGTCAATACTTCAGTCAACATTAAGtaccttgaagctggtcaaatctGGTACTACGTAGTTAGGCAGCTTCTCTTGAACAATAACATAACCACCTGGAACAAGAAAGAGTGATCCAATATTAGAAATAAACTGAAATGTGTGTGTTTCTATGTGAAGATAAATAATTATCTGATTTTCAGCTTCAGAAAATACTGGAATAAATAGCTTTCAAAAGAGAAGGTATTCAGTAGTTCTACTTCTTTATCACGGGCACATTATGAATGTTGAGATGTAGACAAACATGGACTGGACCACACGAATAAGAAATTTAAAGGCCTCAGCTGAAGCCTAATAACTTGACAGAATGCTGATACAGTGATACTGCAACCACCTAATCTTTTTTACATCAAGGAGACTGGATTTCCAGGTTTGAGCAGATCTAAGATTATCAAGGAGACTGGATTTCCTGGTTTGAGCAGATCTAAGATTATGTTGACAAAACAATCATAGATACGCTTTCCAATAAGACTACTATTTCTCAACATGAACTTAGCAAGAAGAATTacagataaaaaatattatatattatatcttCATCCTAAAACCAAAGTTTAACTTATTTATACAACTGGAATTCtataacaaatcaaacaaaatagcaTGTAATCTCAAAATTTCTAACCTTAGGTGCCCTTTCAGTTGGGGTTTGAGCTTTGAAGGGATTTAATCCCTACACTGAATCCAACACCATCTCATATAATGTGGGATAAGAATGCAGATATTATTAATACATGGACTTAAAACACTTGAATGACTAAAATAGCGCTTGCATTAGTAAGCATTCACCTAGAAATAATCCTTGTATTACAGTCCATGCATATCTAATCTCTGCATTACTAATCCCCTGATTTCTAGTTCTTGCATAACTTACCTCTAAACCAAATGACCCTTTAATCTCATGCATCTTCTAAGGTAACAAAGTAAGTCAGAAGATTTGGTAACTCTTCCTTTTCGGTTTTGATGGATTCATGCCAAACATCACTTGACTCCACAAGATTTAACAGCTCACATAATATTCAGAAATTGGAGAACGGAAAAAAACAAAAGGGATGAAACATAAAATGCAGTATAGGATAGACATCTGGGTAAGCAATCACATAGATAAATCAGATCATAATCTTTACCAAAATATATGAGATGTGAAGGACTGACTACCATTACAAGCTTAACCATAGGCAAGGAAAAAATGGTTTTTATGTGGTACTGGCATAAACATTTCACTCCCGAATAGAATAATGGTGGTGACTGGTGATAGCGCGGTGCAATTTTAGCCTTTACCTATTGCAAGCATCTAATGTACCACATATCTACAGGTAATTGGATACCAAACTAGGACAAAATGAATCATAGAAATTTCTATAAAGCTATATAAAATCTGTTCAAACcaggaagaaaagataaaagaatgGTACTTATAGTTCACATTATTTGAATAGAAATTTCAAACCTTTGCGAGTGTGAAAACCAGTAGGCTTGCAATTCTTTCCCTTGTAGAAGCCCCGAGGAACCCGTTTAGTAGTAAGAATATCAAGAGATGAAGTACGCTTTCTTCTGAAAGATCTCCCTAAACCTAATAGCAGTCCCAGCGGCATTGTATAGTCTTCCAATTAAAAGAATTGTACCTAGAGATGACAAAGTACTAACAAAAGGAATATCATATATTTGCATAAGATCAAGATTTAATCTTTGAAGTCACAATCAACTTTTACTTTTTAACCCATAATCACtggttttcttttaaaaaaaaaaatcctcaaaaaagaCCTTAAATATTTGCATATGATCAagatttagattttgaattcatAATCAACATTTACTTTTTAACCCATTATCACCGTTACGGCAACACCTccccgaggtagtggtaaggtctgcgcacactttaccctccccagacctcattTGTGGGATTTTAcagagtatgttgttgttgtatcaccGTTGTGGCAATCTATTCTTCCAATTATCACTCTAATGTCTTGAGTCACAGATAAAGGGTCTACACTAGGGATAAGCATGTAATCAGGAAATACAAAAACAAGGCAAATCTCGGGCAGTGCCAGGAATTCTATCGAGGAGTTCAACAAAATGCAAAAGATGCTATAGCTAAAAGCTTCTCATTTGTTAAGAATATAAATTAGTTTTTTTACTACTTATACAGTGTAATTTCTGGATCCTTCCCTTAACTTTTGCTCTTTCACTGGGCAAATCCCTAGTGTTAAAAACACAGCTTGAGAAACTCCTCTGTATCTCCATCCACTATTCTCACACTTGTGATCAAAACAACACTATGTACACTGCAAACATTTTGCACATTAAACTGCACATCTCTAAGTTTCTGCGGTAGGTTCCTTactctaaaataaaagaatttaagtTGTGTGTATCGCCAGTGTATAAAATATTCTATACTATCAGCTAAACTTGACTTGCTATTACAGGttaccatttttttttaatctttatgtAAAAAATTGGGTAAACTGCAATAACATATTAAGTTTACCTGATAGTGTGTGATATTTTATACACTAACAATGTACaaaacttaaactaaaaataaaattatctaaacCTAATAAGTCGGAACAGAATTTCACGAAGAAGAAAatgctcaaaaaaaaaaaacaaatactccGAAGTTCCTTTACTGTTACAATTTGCTTCAGAAAcaccaaatatatataaaataataacaataataaagcaTTAATTTAAGCTCTAGAGCATATAAATCTAGAAATTTAAGCCAGAAAAATTACCAGCTGAAGACGATGTTTGCTTGCCGAGTTGGGAGAAACGAGAAGAAAGACAGCTACCAAGTGATTGAAGAAGGAACTATTGGGCTTTAATATTGTGGGCTTTTGAGAGAAAGCCCAAAACTGGGAATGTCACAGGCCCAAGGAATAATGCCACCCTAGTAACATTCTTACTTGGGCCATTTCATAATAATCGAGAATAATTGAACGAACCgaaaccaaaaaaaatctaaactttaattaatgaaaataaatcgCATAAGTATTGTAATTAGATTTGATTTTAGTGTAATATTTTAACGTATTAGTAGCATGAGTACGTACTTAATTTTACTTAGAAGATatataagaaagaaagaaaaatatacctTTTCATTAATAAATATCTCATAATCTAGTTCAGACTTCAGAGATACGATCGCACATATAAGATAAAGACCAGATGAAATATGTTCAGAAATTTAGCCGGAAGATCAATATATTCGCTTGTAAAGTGGCTATAAATAGTGTCTTGTTAAGAGTTTTGGATTCTATTATTTCATCCGTTTAAAACGGAATAGCCTACTTTTCTTTTCAATTCGTTCAAAAAAGAATAATCTCTTTCCCTTTTTGACaacattttaatttcaactttccgcgtgacatatttaagatcataagattaaaagacattttagtacatttgacataactttaatttaggacgCCAagattcataatttttaaaaattttcttaaattttgtgtcaagtcaaactatATCATTCTTTTTTATGTGGAGGAAATAATTCACAAGCATTACACTGCAGGTTTTGTATGCACAAAATTCTTAAGATTTAACGTTATAAGTGTGCAAAATCAACCTTCATGTGATATATCAGTTAGTTAATCACATCGATCCCTAGAATAATTCCATTTCTTATCTTAGCTCTCATTGATCAATCGTTggtttattgtttatttcttattttgcaATTTATGAGATGTGTTTAAATCATGCAGTTTAGTTTACGTGTTCAAACTGACCATGATTTAAACCAACAAACTGCAATTCAAATCCGTACGAAAAAATAATATTGGAATACAATCCTCTGACATACTtttgaaagtgaaaaaaaaatgtaGCTAAAGTATTCTCTTATGAAATCTCAGTTCCCAttgcaataattttattttgactttGCTGCATGTGAATATAGAAGAAAACGTCAACATCTCTagtatttcataaatgaaaaagtgtaaaattttcttgattttttttaatataacttGTCCTTGTGTTTTTTTGCCCACTATGAAACACATGTTTCACGCCCAAATTAATTGAATTGTCAATTTGACCATAAggatttctttaaaaaaaaaacacatcgTTTAAATAATTGTACTTTTATGTAGCGAATAAACGAACAACAAACAATGCTCGTGATGATTGTTTAATTGATACTTTATTGAATCAATGTCACTAAATTAttcttgaaacaaaaataaaatcacctTCTCtcctatattaatttttaattttgtaagttCAACATTTCTACTTACATATTTTTCATCTGAacccttgaacccatcaaaaacAGCATTTACCCCTTGACTGTTGACCTTACTTATGTGAcaaggtcatggtgactaggacaaagagagtgcaGTCACTCGCTTGGAGTGCGAGAGGGttcaatttttgaccaattttacattaaaataattttaaaaaatattaaaattaaaaaaaatgaaaaagggttctttttttcctccatcttttaaatttaaaaatatttttaaaatttttttaaaaaaataaaaaagggtcatttttttttcttccatcttttttaatttaaaaatatttta
Proteins encoded in this window:
- the LOC107867445 gene encoding 39S ribosomal protein L41-A, mitochondrial isoform X1 is translated as MPLGLLLGLGRSFRRKRTSSLDILTTKRVPRGFYKGKNCKPTGFHTRKGGYVIVQEKLPNYVVPDLTSFKIVHMQLGIILQLLKPYVSQCPRETTTASTEAKESAK
- the LOC107867445 gene encoding 39S ribosomal protein L41, mitochondrial isoform X4; amino-acid sequence: MPLGLLLGLGRSFRRKRTSSLDILTTKRVPRGFYKGKNCKPTGFHTRKGGYVIVQEKLPNYVVPDLTSFKIVHMQLGIILQLEIRGHF
- the LOC107867445 gene encoding 39S ribosomal protein L41, mitochondrial isoform X2: MPLGLLLGLGRSFRRKRTSSLDILTTKRVPRGFYKGKNCKPTGFHTRKGGYVIVQEKLPNYVVPDLTSFKLKPYVSQCPRETTTASTEAKESAK
- the LOC107867445 gene encoding 39S ribosomal protein L41, mitochondrial isoform X3, producing MPLGLLLGLGRSFRRKRTSSLDILTTKRVPRGFYKGKNCKPTGFHTRKGGYVIVQEKLPNYVVPDLTSFKEFTFPLFSKNSDPCLCITGYYR